Within Bdellovibrio sp. ArHS, the genomic segment TGTCATAAGTATTTTAATACTTGGGAGCATTTGTATTTCCGGAATGAGCTTGTACCAGATGGGAGGCATAAATAGCTCCCTGGAAGAAATCACTGACGTTCGCGTGAAAAGTGTGATGGAGGCAGAAAAGATCCGACAGATCTTTTACACGCAGATTATCAATGAAAGAAATTTTATGATTTACGATACGCTCGAAGGTAAGGCCCGTGTCGCCGAGCTGATTGTAAAAAGGGACAAAGAAATCCGCGATTTGATCAACGAAAGAAAAAAGCATTCCGATCCTCATGCGGCTAAGAATCTTGACGAATTTGTCGCGGTCTATGAAAACTGGCATAAAACAAATGCCGAAGTGGTAAAGCTCATGGTCGGCGGCAAAGAAAAAGAAGGATTGGAGCTTATCCTGTCGAAAGGACGTGACCTGCGTTTGGCCGGAGAAGCAGCCACCGACAAAATGGTTCAGCACGACATAGAAGAAATGAATAAAACAAGAAAAGCGGCTAGCGATACTTATTCCCAAGCGAAAACCCTGACGAGTTTTATCAGTCTGTTATCGATCTTGATTGGTGTTACGATGGCATTCTTGGTTCTTAGAGCGGCAAGCCGGGCGATTCACCAAGTGATTTCGGATTTGCAGGACAACTCGACCCATGTCACGCAGGCGTCGCGGCAAATCGCTTCAGCTTCAGAAGAACTCTCTTCCGCTTCGACCGAACAGGCTTCTTCATTGGAAGAAACCGTAGCCACCTTGGAAGAGCTGACCTCCATGGTAAAACTGAACTCGAGCAATGCCAAAGAGGCGGCAAGACTGGCCAGCCTCACGCGCGAAATCGCCATCAAAGGGGAATCAGAAATTCGTCTCTTGGTGAATTCAATGGGTGTGATTTCCGAGGACTCGCGAAAAATTGAAGAAATCACAAGTGTCGTAGATGATATCGCCTTTCAAACAAATCTTCTGGCCTTGAATGCGGCTGTCGAGGCGGCACGGGCGGGAGAGCAGGGGAAAGGTTTCGCCGTTGTGGCGGAAGCTGTTCGCAATCTAGCCCAAAGAAGTTCTTCAGCGGCTAAGGACATTGCCGATCTTATAAAAGGAAGTGTGGCGAAGATTGAAGTGGGCAGTCAGCAAGCCTCACAAAGTGGTCGAGTTCTGGAAGAGATCGTGAATTCTGTAAAAAAGGTTTCGGATCTTAACTCCGAGATCGCAACGGCCAGTGAAGAACAGTCGCATGGGATCCAACAAATCGGCAAGGCCATGAACCAGCTGGATCAGGTCACGCAAGTCAATGCGGCAACATCCGAAGAAGCGGCGGCTTCAGCTCAGGAACTTTCGAGTCAGTCTGAGAGTCTCTCCAACGCTGTTCATATTCTGATTGAAGCCATCGACGGGGTGAAAGCGGCTGACGTCCCCCGCTTTTTGTCGCATCAAAATGAAGCAGTGGAACCAGCAGCTCCTCAGAGAAAAGTGGCGTAATAGACACTGAAGTTCCCCGGAGAAGACTTTTCAGAGAAATCTTTGGAAGGTCTTCTCGCATTTAAATTCAATTTTTTTTTGTTCGCTTGGTGCCCTATCCCTGGTGGATTTGACTAATCTTTCACAGAAATGCTCCGATAATTCGAGTGTTGATTGAGAGGAAAAGTTCATCCGTATCTATGTGTTTCGGAGAAATTCTGACGATCCTCAGCTGAAATGTCTGAATTTAAAGAGTGGGAGATTGTTTTGAAAGACACATTTTTTTCTTGGTCTTCATGTCTATTGAAACGTCGCCTTTTTCCGAAGCAAGCAAAGGTGAGTGTCCCTAAGAAGAGAACCTCTGAGGCGGGATCCATCCTTGTTCAAGTATTAGTCTTAATTGGAGCTGTCGGATTCATGGCGTCTGTTGTCGCTTCTTTAAGCCAACAAATGAACAAAAGCATGATGCAGTTTAACCTGACCACATCGGTCACACAGATACGGTTGAACTTGCTTGGGACCATCGGGAACGATGACGCCTGGACGGCTACGATAGAACATCCATCGAATGAATCTGTATTCAATTGTTTGAAAAAGGGCAGTCCTGCATGTGTGAACGAGTCTAAACATGCTTTCAAGCTTTATGATGCTTCAAAAACTCTTGTTTACGATTCTACGAAACCGAACAATGGCTTTGCTACAAATGGCACTCCTTGCTCGACCTTCTCAGAGGCCAAGGGCGACGATGCCTGTCCTCTTCGTGTAAACCTATTTTGGGAACCCGTTTGTTCGAGCGATTGCAAACGTCCGCAGGACTTCGTTCGCGTGGAGTTTACTTATAAACCTAAGTCCCAAGATTTGGGACTTCTCTTTAATCCCACAAGACATTCGCTTCGTCAGTCGCGGATTTACCTGTCGAATGCGACCCCCGTGGTGACCTGTGGTGGTGCCGGAAAAATTTATTTACCTACGGGCTTCAACGGATTTAGCGCCGATAGCAATGGGTGCGTCGACCCCGTCGCCTTTCGCGGGCCAGCAGGGCCTCAAGGTCCAGCAGGACCACAGGGACCTGCGGGTCCACAAGGGCCGGCAGGACCGCAAGGACCTCCGGGGCCGTCGGCGGAAGCAGGAGCTGTGGCGTCTTCAGGAGGGGGCGCAGGAGGCACGGCCAGCAGTGGGAGTGGCACAGCAAGCAGCGGGACGAGCAGTCCCCCTGTAAGCGTTCCTGTCAAGGTGACTTGTCGAGTAGAGAGCATAAGTCTTTCAAATAGCGTGGGAATGCCTTCTTGTCCGGGTACCTATGCCATAAGTAGTGTCGCTTGTAGAAACGACGGAGAAAATGGTCATTGTGCCTTTACCTGCATTCGAACTGTTTGCTCTGGTGAATAGTCACGAATAAAGGGCGAAGAAACTTTCGCCCGAGTTCTGCCGATTACTGTCGTTCGTTGCGATAAAGACACGCTTCATGCCCCATATCGCTGGCGTACACGATTTTATCTTTATTCTCATCGTCATTAATATTGATCGTGAAGTTCGACTCTTCCCAAGGCTGAATCACGTAAGCAGGTTGGGGATTTAAAAGTTGACCGGTTGCTTTATTCATCCACTGAGTTGCGGTGTTTAAACTCAAAGTGATTGATCGCGTCCCGTCTCGGAGGGAGTTGTTAATCAACTGGATTTTAAAGTGTGTTCCATAAAAAATATTTGTGACGGTGCCTCCGGTGGCTCGTCCTAATTCTGACGGGTCGAACTCGAAAGGCCCCAGCAGACGATAGTCTACTCCGGCAACGGCCGTACCACCCACTTTTAGGTAGTTTCTTCCCACGGTATTCGTCGGGTATTCCGTCGATGACGATGAAACTAATCGAACGACAAAAGTCAGGATTTCGTCACTTTCACAAACGTCGGCCTTATTGTCACCATAGAGTCCCCCGGCGAGGACGGCGGCTCCGAGTCCTGCGGGGCGAAGAACATCCGAAGTCGAGAACACTTTTGCTCCCGCCATGGCTGTCGTATAAACGAGACCGCGCATCAAATGAGCGTTGTCTCGACTGGCCTGAACGGGATAAGAGGGTTGAGTGGGCGCTGAAGCGGGAGGTGCCGCAGGCTCGGGAATGGATGGGGTCGGATTGTCATCAGCGATGATGTCGGTATTAAGATCTGGAGTGCCAACGCTTGGTGACTGCACACTTTCTTCGATGACTTTAAATTGCATCGGATTGTTAGAACAGTTTTGAAATAGAACCAAAGATGTCAAAATCCCCGGTAATAAGATGAATAGTACTCGACGCTTTGTTTCCATATCTTCCCCCAAAAAAATCAACATGCAAAGATCATGGCCGCCGTCTTGAAGGGTTTATTGGTCTTCTAGCGTTCAAGCCTTAGGCACTGTCTATTTTATAGTTTACATAAAGTTTGGTTGATGAAAATTGTCTAGTTACGTTCTTCCGCATCTTGAGATTCCAATGCTGATGTTTTAATCTCCCAGCGAACATTTGCTTCCATAGATATTTTAATAATGCCGAAAGAGACCTTAGTGAAAGAGGAAGACTTCCCCCCAAAAAAAGATGATCTAAGGCCGCAGGGCCGCATACCAATATAGGTCGGTGTCTAGTTAGAGTAGTCGTATCATCACGGTTCAGTTGTGAGAGTTTCTCAGGAGAACATTATGCTATTTTTGTTCTCTGAGGCCCTTTTGTAGACGAACCTTCCTAAGGTTTCGAAGGAATAAGCCGATACTTTATAGTGTTAATTTTTTAGAACGGATAGGTGCCTCACTACATCCCTTCTTGAAAAAGACGTTAGGAAAATTCAGTCTGGAACGCGACTGTAAATAAGTGGGAGATGAGCTTGGTAAGTAACTTTTTTTTCATAGCACTTATTGCTGTTACAATCTCAGCATGCTCGATGGAAGCAAGTTTAAGTGAATTGAATAAGGCACTTCCTTCGGGTCCCACTGACAACCCCTATAACCGCAAAGAGCCTGATTTTGTAAATGGGGAAACGGTGACCTCTCCTAATAACTACGTGGCAACGGGTGTTTTGGGTGAAATTTCTGAAGCTCAAACTTCCAGCAATGGCTATCAACTCGAAGGAGCTTTTTATGCGCAATAGTGTCACACTTTTGCTTCTCGTACTCTTGCAGAGCTTTTCGGCCTTCGCACAAATTAAAGGCTATACTTTTCAAGGTTCAATCAAAAGACCTGACGGCACTCTGCCGACGGTGACGGGTTTAACCGTTAATTTGAAAATTCTAAATCCGGCGGGCTGTGTGCTTCGCGACGAAGACATCACGGGTGTTAATATCACTAATGGATATTTCACTTTAGTCGTGGGTAAAGGAACGCCGACGGGTGATGATCCCGGTAAAACAATTCAGCAAGTTTTTAACAATGCGGTGAACATCGCAAGTGGTCTTAATTGTTTAGATGCTTCTAATAATGTTATTGCAAGCAATCAAGGCTACAATCCTGGCGCGGCGGATACTAGAAAACTGCGAATGTCGTTAGAGTTAGATGGTAATCCTATCGTCATGGACTTCAATATGCGCAGTGTTCCTTTCGCAACGAACTCTGAAACATTGAACGGTTTCAGTGATGCGAATTTTATCAAGACTTCAGCAAATATCACCCAGACGGCGGTTGAAAACTGGTTCTCAGGTGCGGTGATGGGTCAGCTTTCTGGCGGCACTTACAACGCGCCTTCAGCAACGACAGCTGTGAATGTCACAGGGACCGTCGCCATCGCCAATGGTGGTACGGGTGCGACAAGTGCGGCGGCGGCACGAACGAATCTTGGTTTGGGTGCTCTTTCGACAATGACTCCGACTGGAACACCTGACGGAACAAAATTTCTTCGTGACGACGGAGTATGGACGGCTGTGGCTGGTGGTGGTGGCGCTGTTACCAGTGTAGCTGGCAAAACCGGTGCTGTCAGTTTGGTGGCGGCAGACATAACGGATTTCAATACCGTGACAGACGCCAGAATTTTGGCACAAATGCCAACGTTCTCTGGTGACGTCAGCGGGGCCTACAATGCAACGAGCGTTGACAAGATCAAGGGAAAAACCGTTAGTGCAGCGCCAACAACAGCCGGGCAAGTCTTTAGATATGACGGTACTGATTTGGTGCCAAGTTTTCTTTCGATGTTTGATCTTCGCTCAACAGTCACTGGCGCCAGCACATTCGGCGGCGGGGCTGCCGGTTGTACGGCAGGACAAACTTTAACTTGGACGGCGGCAACAGATAATCTGTCATGTACTAATATCGCTATCACCAGCGGCCAAGTCAGTGGCCTTGCAGCGTCAGCCACAACCGATGTGACAAATGCGGCAAATATTTCTGCGGGCACATTGCCAGCGGGACGCATGCCGGCCCTGACCGGGGATGTTACAACGACGGCAGGAAGCGTGGGGACGACTATCGCCAATAATGCCGTCACTTCGGCAAAGATTGCTGACAGTGCCGTGACTGCGGCAAAATTGGGTTCTGATGTCGGCTCTTGGTCCACAGATGGTACGAATGTGTATAGACTCTCTGGGAAAGTCGGGATCGGAACGAACTCTCCATCAAGTGAACTATCAATTGTAAAAGATGGAAATGATTCCTCTCTTTCATTGGCGGCAGCAGGTACGGGACTTTTAAGTGGTCGAATCAATTCGTACTCAGCGCGAGGGACGATGGCGGCTCCGACCGTGAGTAAAGCACAGGACGTTGGATTTAAAGCCTTCACATATTTTTACGACGGAAGTACTTATCGAGAGGGCACAGGGATCATGGGTATTCTTGAACAAGACGCCGCTTCCGATAGTGTGCCGTCTTCCTTGGTATTTAGAACGAATGCAGGGGCCGGTGGCTTTAGTACGGAACGGGTGCGAATTACTTCGGCGGGGAATGTCGGTATTGGTTCGGTATCTCCGACGGCGAAACTTGAAGTCAACGGCGCTGCGGGGGCAACTCTGAAGATCGTTGACACGAATCAAGGTGCGGGAAAAGTTTTAACTTCAGACGCCAATGGCGTGGCTTCATGGGCCGTCGCGGGCGGCGCCTGGGTGACGTCAGCAAAAACGGCAAACTACACGGTGACCACCGCTGATAAGTCGACCTACTTCAAAGGAACCGGCTCAATCACTTTCACGTTACCTGCTGCAGCCACTGCGGGCGCTGGCTTTATGGTCGGATTTAAAAATGCCGGCACAGGCACGGTCACAGTTCAGGCGAACGGTGCAGAGACTATCAATACCGTGAACTCCGTGGCGCTTTATCAATACGACACTATTATAATCATCTGTGATGGAACGAGCTGGGACTACTTCACCAGTTCTTCAAATAGTGGCAGCCCTACCTTTAATACAGCTCTGCCATTTAGTACGCCCGGCTCTACGACATTCACTATTCCAGCAGGTGTGACACGAATTCGCGTCAGTGTCCTCGGTGCCGGGGGAAATGGCGCTTCTGGAGTCTGGGCCGGCGGCGGCGCAGGTGGTGGCGGTGGCGGATATGCGCACGGTGTTTTTTCTGTCACGCCAGGAGCACAATATACCGTGACCGTCGGTGCGGGCGGGGCAGGCGGGGCTGGCGGCACGTCTTCGTTTGGTTCTTTGATCAGTGCAACGGGTGGTCAAAGTGGAATAAATACGACCGGTGGCGCCGGTGGCACTGGCACTGGTGGGTCCGTGCAACGCAGTGGTGGAAGTGGCGGGAACGGCTATACTGGTAACACCAGCTACTCCGGCGGCGGAGGTGGATCTGGTGGTGGTTTCAATGGCAATGGCGCCAATGGGTTAAGCAGTTCTGGAAATAGCTATGGAGGAAACGGTGGCGCTGGTAGTGGTGGTGCCGCCCTTGGATCCGGCGGTGCAGCTAGCACTAATGGCGTCGATGGTGCGAGTGTAACGATAACATCCTTTACGACCGTTAACAGCGGTGGCGGTGGCGGCGGCAGTGGTTCATGCTACAGTAATGGCAATTGGAAAGGTGGAAATGGTGGTTCCTACGGTGCCGGTGGTGGTGGCGGCAGTGGTGAAAACGGTGGGAATACTTGCTATGGCGGCGGTGGTATAGGTGCCCCAGGCTTTGTGCTCGTCGAGTACTAGCCTCTTGTTGCAAAGGCTGTCACTCTATTGAGTGAATGCATGCGGAGCGACTTCCTTATAGAAGTCGTTCTTGCCGTTTTCGGACATGAGGGTTTGAGGAATTGATAAGCTGTCGCCGAACGCGGAAGAATAGGTGA encodes:
- a CDS encoding methyl-accepting chemotaxis protein, with product MKKWSLNLKIVFVISILILGSICISGMSLYQMGGINSSLEEITDVRVKSVMEAEKIRQIFYTQIINERNFMIYDTLEGKARVAELIVKRDKEIRDLINERKKHSDPHAAKNLDEFVAVYENWHKTNAEVVKLMVGGKEKEGLELILSKGRDLRLAGEAATDKMVQHDIEEMNKTRKAASDTYSQAKTLTSFISLLSILIGVTMAFLVLRAASRAIHQVISDLQDNSTHVTQASRQIASASEELSSASTEQASSLEETVATLEELTSMVKLNSSNAKEAARLASLTREIAIKGESEIRLLVNSMGVISEDSRKIEEITSVVDDIAFQTNLLALNAAVEAARAGEQGKGFAVVAEAVRNLAQRSSSAAKDIADLIKGSVAKIEVGSQQASQSGRVLEEIVNSVKKVSDLNSEIATASEEQSHGIQQIGKAMNQLDQVTQVNAATSEEAAASAQELSSQSESLSNAVHILIEAIDGVKAADVPRFLSHQNEAVEPAAPQRKVA